The stretch of DNA CTCAAGCGCTTTGGCATGGAAGCCATGGCGGGGAGCGCGGCGGGACTGGGCCTGTCCACAGAGCTCGGTCCCGTGCTGACAGCGCTCATGCTTGCAGGCAGGGCAGGATCCGGGATCGCGACCGAGATCGGTACCATGCGGATCAGCGAGCAGATCGACGCATTGGAAACCATGGCGGTCTCGCCTGTGCAGTACCTCGTCACACCTCGGGTGGTGGGTGGTGTCATCATGGGGCCGGTGCTGACCTGTATCTTCTTTGGGGTCGGGATGGCCGGAGCGTACCTCGTGGCCGTCAAGCTGCACGGCGTGGACCACGGGCTGTTCGTGTCCAATCTGCGCACCTCGTTGATGCCGATTCACTTGGTGCAGGGCGTGATCAAGGCCGCTGTGTTCGGGCTGTGCTTCTCGCTCATCGGCTGCTTTCAGGGCTACCGAGCGTCGGGCGGTGGCCGTGGCGTGGGCATGGCCACCACGCGAGCCGTGGTGATCGGGTCCGTGACCATCTTGATCCTGGATTATTTCATCACGGATCTGATGCTCCCCTTCATGCCCCAGCTTGCCATGTGATGGGACTCGAGCGATTGGGCCTCTGGCCTCGCAGTTGGTGCTGAATGCGGGCTAACGACGCAACAAACGAATTCGACGGGCGCCGCGACCCCCGCTGGCACATACGTGTCCGGGGTCTGCGCAAACGGTTTTCCAGGGATGGGCCCGAGGTGCTGCGCGGCGTCGACCTGGACATCGAGCGCGGCAAGGTCAATGTGATCATCGGAGGCTCGGGACAGGGCAAGTCCGTGCTGGTCAAGCATTTCATTGGCCTGCTGCCCGCCAGCGAAGGACATGTGTGGGTGGACGGGGTGGAGATGCGGTCGCTTCGCGGCGAGGCGCTCGCGCATTTTCGCCGTCGGTTCGGCATGGTCTTCCAGTGGGCCGCGTTGTTCGACTCCATGACCGTGATGGACAACTGCATGTTTCCTCTGCTCGAGCAACGTGAGCGCAAGCTGACTGTCCATCAGATGCGCGCCATCGTCATGGCCCGTCTCGACGCCCTCGACCTCCGCGGAACCCAGCACATGTATCCCGGGGAGCTCTCCGGCGGCATGCGCAAACGGGTCGGTCTGGCACGGGCGCTCGTGCTGGAGCCGGAGATCCTGCTGTACGACGAACCGACCACGGGGCTGGATCCCATCGCAACCCACAACGTGGACCGGATGATCATGAATGTTGCACAGCAGTTCAGGGTTACCTCGGTCGTGATTTCGCACGATATGGCTTCGGTCTTCCGGATCGCTGACCGTATCGCGATGATCCACGGGGGGCGCATCATCGAGTCCGGTGTTCCCAGTGCGTTTCGGGCCACCAGTCAGGAGTACGTGCGGCGTTTTGTCACCATGTCCGGCGTGTCTGCGACTCGGGTTGGGGGCTTGACGTGAACAGGCAGGTGTCCTCCAGTGTGCGCATCGGGTTGCTCGTGCTGGCTGCGGTTGCCGTGGCATACGGCGCGTACAAGTCCATCAGCACCCAGGCCTCTGGTGCCGACGGGTACTCGCTGCGGGCGAGATTCCGCGACGCGACCGGGCTGCCCATCAATTCGCGCGTCGTGATAGCCGGCCTGCCGGTCGGAGAGATCGTGGAACGCCGTCTGGACGGCCGCTTCGCGCAGCTAACCTTTCGC from Pseudomonadota bacterium encodes:
- a CDS encoding ABC transporter permease, encoding MGNQGASDDRKQDRRERSVGAEIARGVVLVFAPLLGFLGSLGEHLILLARAVRWLFRRPFRRHLFLDACEYIGVSSLPIITLVGAFTGMVTALQAVFQLKRFGMEAMAGSAAGLGLSTELGPVLTALMLAGRAGSGIATEIGTMRISEQIDALETMAVSPVQYLVTPRVVGGVIMGPVLTCIFFGVGMAGAYLVAVKLHGVDHGLFVSNLRTSLMPIHLVQGVIKAAVFGLCFSLIGCFQGYRASGGGRGVGMATTRAVVIGSVTILILDYFITDLMLPFMPQLAM
- a CDS encoding ATP-binding cassette domain-containing protein, producing the protein MRANDATNEFDGRRDPRWHIRVRGLRKRFSRDGPEVLRGVDLDIERGKVNVIIGGSGQGKSVLVKHFIGLLPASEGHVWVDGVEMRSLRGEALAHFRRRFGMVFQWAALFDSMTVMDNCMFPLLEQRERKLTVHQMRAIVMARLDALDLRGTQHMYPGELSGGMRKRVGLARALVLEPEILLYDEPTTGLDPIATHNVDRMIMNVAQQFRVTSVVISHDMASVFRIADRIAMIHGGRIIESGVPSAFRATSQEYVRRFVTMSGVSATRVGGLT